From the Solanum lycopersicum chromosome 10, SLM_r2.1 genome, one window contains:
- the LOC101252329 gene encoding ras-related protein RABA1f-like — MGTYRSEEDYDYLFKVVLIGDSGVGKSNLLSRFTKNEFSQQSKSTIGVEFATRTIHVDDKIVKAQIWDTAGQERYRAITSAYYRGAVGALLVYDITRHVTFENVARWLKELRDHTDQSIVVMLVGNKADLRHLRAVPTDESKGFAERENTFFMETSALEALNVENAFTEVLTQIYRVVSKKALDAGDDPASLPAGQTIHIGNDVSAVKKGGCCSS; from the exons ATGGGAACATATAGATCAGAGGAAGATTATGATTACTTGTTCAAGGTGGTGTTAATAGGGGATTCTGGTGTTGGTAAATCGAATTTGCTATCGCGATTTACCAAAAACGAATTCAGCCAACAATCTAAGTCGACTATTGGCGTTGAATTCGCCACCCGAACCATTCATGTTGATGACAAGATTGTCAAAGCCCAGATATGGGACACTGCTGGCCAAGAAAG GTACAGGGCTATCACAAGTGCTTATTATAGAGGAGCAGTTGGTGCCTTACTTGTTTACGATATTACTCGCCATGTAACATTTGAGAATGTTGCGAGATGGCTCAAGGAGCTCAGAGATCATACAGACCAGAGCATTGTTGTCATGCTGGTCGGGAACAAGGCAGATCTCCGTCACCTGCGTGCTGTTCCCACAGACGAATCAAAGGGATTTGCAGAAAGAGAGAATACCTTCTTCATGGAAACATCAGCTCTTGAGGCGCTGAATGTTGAAAACGCCTTCACAGAAGTGTTGACTCAGATTTACAGGGTGGTTAGCAAGAAGGCTCTTGATGCAGGAGACGATCCAGCATCTTTGCCTGCAGGACAAACGATCCACATTGGAAATGACGTATCTGCTGTTAAGAAAGGCGGTTGTTGTTCCAGTTGA
- the LOC101253135 gene encoding uncharacterized protein, with translation MADHQKPKPTDNFSSPPSTNPPKTSGGSSNGGLSGAPHFPNPPDRTNPDAATLREQWRFAIKQYSKWYSHAWGTAILAGLSFYALGWIIKGSNPLPSFKHEESDAKNASSSSSSDDAGAVPEVKRS, from the coding sequence ATGGCTGACCATCAAAAACCTAAACCCACCGACAATTTCTCTTCACCGCCGTCAACAAATCCACCTAAAACCTCCGGCGGATCATCTAACGGTGGATTATCCGGCGCTCCGCACTTTCCAAACCCGCCGGATCGTACGAATCCGGACGCGGCGACACTGAGAGAGCAATGGAGGTTCGCTATCAAGCAGTACAGCAAATGGTATTCCCACGCTTGGGGAACTGCAATTTTAGCTGGGCTTTCATTTTACGCCCTTGGTTGGATTATCAAAGGCTCTAATCCTTTGCCCTCTTTTAAGCACGAAGAGTCGGATGCTAAAAATGCTTCTTCGTCTTCGTCTTCTGATGATGCTGGTGCTGTTCCAGAGGTTAAGAGAAGTTGA
- the LOC101255247 gene encoding cyanidin 3-O-galactoside 2''-O-xylosyltransferase FGGT1-like produces MEDKKLTFIMYPWYAMGHLTSFLHLSNKLAHRGHKVFFVHPTNTLSKLEKFNRYPELINFKSVTVPHVDGLPLGAETTSDVPIFNQNLLCQALDLTLPKIESLIQEIKPHFIFYDFAYWVPSVARKYGVKSVHYCSITPSSVGYLMRGENPTSEAEMMQPPPGFPVDSSIMLHKHEARLIIALHSMGKNSGSGSVSFTQRMLLAFQDGDAIAFKTTREIEGRYCEFVEHKFKKPVVLAGPVLPEPMETSNTEENWSKWLEKFQEKTVILCAFGSECKLKRDQFQELVLGLELTGYPFFAALKPPIEADTIEEALPEGFKERTQGKGIVHSGWAEQQLMLSHPSVGCFVTHCGGNSLSEALINECQLVLVPNFGDQFINSRLFGGDLKAGVEVERNEENGSFTKDGVCKAIKMVMNDESEEGRKIRANRAKWKEFLLSKGLEDSYIDGLVQKLQCLL; encoded by the coding sequence ATGGAGGACAagaaattaacttttattatgtatcCATGGTATGCCATGGGTCATCTTACATCATTTCTTCATTTATCCAACAAACTTGCACATAGAGGCCACAAAGTTTTCTTTGTCCATCCTACAAACACACTTTccaaattagaaaaatttaatcGTTATCCCGAACTCATAAACTTCAAATCCGTCACAGTTCCACATGTTGATGGACTCCCACTTGGAGCTGAAACAACTTCAGATGTTCCTATTTTCAATCAGAATCTTCTTTGTCAAGCATTGGATCTCACATTAccaaagattgaatctttaatTCAAGAAATCAAACCCCATTTCATTTTCTATGATTTTGCTTACTGGGTTCCATCTGTTGCTCGAAAATACGGAGTTAAGTCTGTGCATTACTGTTCTATTACTCCATCATCTGTTGGTTATCTTATGCGTGGCGAAAATCCAACTTCAGAAGCTGAAATGATGCAACCTCCACCTGGTTTTCCAGTTGATTCATCAATCATGCTCCATAAACATGAAGCTCGTTTAATCATAGCTCTACATTCAATGGGGAAGAATTCTGGTTCTGGCTCTGTATCGTTCACTCAACGTATGCTTTTGGCTTTTCAAGATGGAGATGCCATTGCATTCAAAACGACTCGAGAAATAGAAGGACGTTATTGTGAATTTGTTGAGCACAAGTTCAAGAAACCAGTTGTGTTAGCAGGGCCAGTATTGCCTGAACCAATGGAGACTTCAAATACAGAGGAGAATTGGTCAAAATGGCTcgaaaaatttcaagaaaagacGGTTATTTTGTGTGCATTTGGTAGTGAATGTAAGCTCAAGAGagatcaatttcaagaacttgtTTTGGGACTTGAACTTACTGGCTATCCGTTTTTCGCTGCTTTAAAACCGCCTATTGAAGCTGACACAATCGAAGAGGCATTACCGGAAGGTTTCAAAGAGAGAACACAGGGGAAAGGCATTGTTCATTCAGGATGGGCAGAGCAACAATTGATGTTATCTCATCCTTCTGTTGGATGTTTTGTCACTCATTGTGGCGGGAACTCGTTATCGGAGGCTCTGATTAATGAGTGTCAATTGGTTTTAGTACCAAATTTTGGTGATCAGTTCATAAATTCAAGATTATTTGGTGGAGACTTGAAAGCTGGAGTGGAAGTTGAGAGAAATGAAGAAAATGGATCCTTCACTAAGGATGGAGTTTGTAAGGCAATCAAAATGGTAATGAATGATGAGAGTGAAGAGGGACGTAAAATAAGGGCGAATCGCGCAAAGTGGAAAGAGTTCTTGTTGAGTAAAGGGCTTGAGGATTCTTACATTGATGGTCTTGTGCAGAAGCTACAATGTCTACTATGA